In Anaerofustis stercorihominis DSM 17244, the following proteins share a genomic window:
- the gatB gene encoding Asp-tRNA(Asn)/Glu-tRNA(Gln) amidotransferase subunit GatB: protein MKNYTMVIGLEIHCELGTKSKIFCSCPTEFGAEENAHVCERCMGMPGTLPVLNKKVVEYAVKAGLSLNCKIANYSKLDRKNYFYPDLPKAYQISQYDQPLCIGGYLDITKENGEEKRINLTRIHIEEDAGKLIHEDYQTLLDNNRCGVPLIEIVTEPEIRSAEEALLFAETVRNNLLTVGVSDCKMQEGSLRFDVNLSVMPEGSSEFGTRTEMKNLNSFRSLKRAIEYEYKRQVKAVEKGERIVQETRKWDDEKGKSFSMRSKEDAHDYRYFPDPDLVPIILTDEEIQKYKEEMPELPDAKKKRFIDEYKLSEYDAGFLASSIEVGNFFEEAIKDTKNIKSVANFLMGDISAYLNSNELEFSDIKFTPSNLAKLVNLVDKGDINLSTAKKVLSEMFESGKDAEEIVEEKGLKQMNDTGEIKAIVEKILNDNPQVVEDLKGGKKKAGGFVVGQVMRQTKGKANPGIVNQLINEILGL, encoded by the coding sequence ATGAAAAATTATACAATGGTTATAGGGCTTGAAATCCACTGCGAACTTGGCACCAAAAGTAAGATTTTCTGTTCTTGCCCGACGGAATTTGGCGCCGAAGAAAACGCACATGTATGTGAAAGATGTATGGGAATGCCGGGAACACTTCCGGTTTTAAATAAAAAAGTAGTTGAGTATGCGGTAAAAGCGGGGCTTTCTCTAAACTGCAAAATAGCGAACTATTCTAAGCTTGACAGAAAGAATTACTTCTATCCCGACCTTCCGAAAGCTTATCAGATATCTCAGTACGACCAGCCTTTATGTATAGGTGGATATCTTGATATAACAAAGGAAAACGGGGAAGAGAAGAGGATAAATTTAACTAGGATCCATATCGAAGAAGACGCGGGAAAGCTTATCCACGAAGATTATCAGACTCTTTTAGATAACAACCGCTGCGGAGTTCCTTTGATAGAAATAGTTACGGAACCCGAAATCAGAAGTGCGGAAGAAGCATTACTATTTGCCGAAACGGTAAGAAACAATCTTTTGACGGTGGGTGTATCGGACTGTAAAATGCAGGAAGGTTCACTTCGTTTCGACGTAAACTTATCCGTAATGCCCGAAGGTTCTTCTGAATTCGGAACGAGAACGGAAATGAAGAACTTAAACTCTTTCAGATCTTTAAAGAGAGCTATCGAATATGAATATAAAAGACAGGTAAAGGCTGTTGAAAAGGGCGAAAGAATAGTTCAGGAAACCAGAAAATGGGATGACGAAAAGGGCAAGTCCTTCTCTATGAGAAGTAAAGAAGACGCTCATGACTATCGTTATTTCCCTGACCCCGACCTTGTACCTATAATCCTTACGGATGAGGAAATTCAGAAGTATAAAGAAGAAATGCCCGAACTTCCTGACGCTAAAAAGAAGAGATTTATCGACGAATATAAGCTTAGCGAATATGACGCAGGTTTCCTTGCTTCATCTATAGAAGTAGGAAACTTCTTTGAAGAAGCTATAAAGGATACAAAGAATATAAAATCAGTTGCAAACTTCCTAATGGGGGATATTTCAGCTTATCTGAACAGCAATGAACTCGAGTTCTCCGACATCAAGTTTACTCCAAGTAACCTTGCAAAGCTCGTTAACTTGGTAGATAAAGGAGATATCAACTTATCTACGGCTAAAAAAGTCTTAAGCGAAATGTTTGAAAGCGGAAAAGACGCCGAAGAAATAGTCGAAGAAAAAGGACTTAAACAAATGAACGACACCGGAGAAATCAAGGCTATCGTAGAAAAGATATTAAATGATAATCCTCAGGTCGTTGAAGATTTAAAAGGCGGAAAGAAAAAAGCTGGCGGATTTGTTGTCGGTCAGGTAATGAGACAGACAAAAGGAAAAGCCAATCCGGGAATAGTTAATCAATTAATCAACGAAATACTCGGATTATAA
- a CDS encoding acyl-CoA dehydrogenase family protein, producing the protein MDFKFKKEEQQVIDLIHEFGVNEAAPLAAEVDEQERFPEENRKRLAELGMMGICYPKEYAGAGHSYLTYIAVIEELAKHCSTTSVMLSDHHSLGAFPISEFGTEEQKQKYLVPLLKGEKLGAFAVTEPSAGSDLSNQQTTAVDMGDHWLLNGSKIFITNGFYADTYFVTAMTDKSKRSKGISGFIVEKGTPGFTFGTKEKKMGIRGSATYELVFQDCKIPKENLLGELGKGFKMALMTLDGGRIGVAAQALGIAQSAIDHCKKYVTEHMQGEQRISQYQFTQFELADMQARVDAARLLVYRAAQAKQDHEAFSHLAAMGKLYAAEAATNVTRRCIQLVGYDGYSRDYPFERLMRDAKITEIYEGTSEVQRMVISSWMGIK; encoded by the coding sequence ATGGATTTTAAATTTAAAAAAGAAGAACAACAGGTAATTGACCTAATTCACGAATTTGGAGTAAATGAAGCAGCACCATTAGCGGCAGAAGTCGATGAGCAGGAACGCTTTCCCGAAGAAAACAGAAAAAGGTTAGCCGAACTCGGTATGATGGGCATTTGCTACCCCAAAGAATATGCAGGTGCAGGTCACTCATATCTTACATATATCGCAGTCATTGAAGAATTGGCAAAGCATTGTTCCACTACATCCGTTATGTTATCCGATCACCATTCTTTAGGTGCTTTCCCTATATCGGAGTTTGGCACAGAGGAACAAAAACAAAAATATTTAGTACCTCTTTTAAAAGGAGAAAAACTCGGAGCGTTTGCGGTAACAGAACCCTCCGCAGGAAGTGACCTCTCAAATCAGCAAACGACGGCAGTAGATATGGGAGACCATTGGTTACTAAACGGTTCCAAAATATTTATTACAAACGGCTTTTATGCTGATACATATTTTGTTACAGCTATGACGGATAAAAGCAAACGCAGTAAAGGTATTTCCGGATTTATCGTTGAAAAAGGCACACCGGGATTTACTTTCGGGACAAAGGAAAAAAAGATGGGTATACGAGGTTCTGCAACATATGAACTGGTTTTCCAAGACTGTAAGATACCAAAAGAAAATCTATTGGGAGAATTAGGAAAAGGCTTTAAAATGGCTCTTATGACATTGGACGGCGGGCGTATCGGGGTTGCGGCACAGGCGCTGGGGATTGCTCAAAGCGCGATTGATCACTGTAAAAAATATGTCACTGAGCATATGCAGGGAGAGCAGAGAATTTCACAATATCAGTTTACACAATTTGAACTTGCAGATATGCAGGCAAGAGTTGACGCAGCCCGCTTATTGGTATACCGTGCCGCACAGGCGAAACAAGACCATGAAGCATTTTCACATCTTGCAGCCATGGGTAAATTATACGCCGCGGAAGCCGCAACGAATGTAACACGCCGCTGTATCCAGCTAGTCGGCTATGACGGATATTCAAGGGATTATCCATTCGAGCGTTTGATGAGAGATGCAAAAATCACAGAGATTTATGAGGGAACTAGCGAGGTTCAGAGAATGGTTATTTCTTCATGGATGGGCATTAAATAA
- the gatA gene encoding Asp-tRNA(Asn)/Glu-tRNA(Gln) amidotransferase subunit GatA: MALYDKTIYELRELLDKKEVSASEVLNSYIDRIEAVDTKLDAFLTKTFDLAKKNAKESEERILKGETLSVLDGIPYALKDNMCTKDIRTTCSSKLLDNFIPPYSATVYKKLQKSGAVLLGKVDMDEFAMGSSNENSAYHIVKNPWDTSRVPGGSSGACAVSVSAGEAAFSLGSDTGGSIRTPAAFCGVTGLKPTYGRVSRYGLVAFASSLDQIGPFGKDIKDVASVLNVIAGHDENDSTSMKVDVPDYTSFLSEDIKGMKVGVDYALLDENKIDKDVVYNIRKAIDKFKEMGAEIVDISFDCFDYAIPVYYLISSSEASSNLSRFDGIRYGVREEGETLEDIIINSRTKGFGEEVKRRILLGTYALSAGYYDMYYNKALKVRKLIKDLYNDIFKKCDIVLTPTTPGEAFKIGEKTTDQTQMYLADIFTVTANLVGIPAASIPCGMSENGMPIGLQISANVFDEGKIIKAAYNYQNVTDHHKQKPNL, encoded by the coding sequence ATGGCTTTATATGACAAAACTATATATGAGTTAAGAGAGCTTCTAGATAAAAAAGAAGTGAGTGCAAGTGAAGTTTTAAACAGCTATATCGATAGGATAGAAGCGGTGGATACTAAGCTTGACGCATTCTTGACAAAGACTTTTGACCTTGCTAAGAAAAATGCAAAGGAAAGTGAAGAAAGGATATTGAAAGGGGAAACATTAAGTGTTTTGGACGGTATACCTTATGCTCTAAAGGATAATATGTGTACCAAGGATATAAGGACTACTTGTTCATCCAAACTTCTTGATAACTTTATACCTCCTTATTCCGCTACGGTTTATAAAAAGCTTCAAAAAAGCGGAGCCGTTTTACTCGGTAAAGTGGATATGGACGAATTTGCAATGGGTTCTTCAAACGAAAACTCGGCTTATCATATCGTAAAAAATCCATGGGATACTTCAAGAGTTCCGGGAGGTTCTTCGGGAGCCTGTGCCGTAAGCGTAAGTGCGGGTGAAGCCGCATTCTCTCTCGGTTCCGATACAGGCGGATCGATAAGGACTCCTGCCGCATTCTGCGGAGTGACCGGACTTAAACCTACCTACGGAAGAGTATCCAGATACGGACTTGTTGCTTTTGCTTCTTCTCTTGACCAAATCGGTCCTTTCGGAAAAGATATAAAAGACGTTGCAAGTGTACTCAATGTGATTGCGGGACATGACGAAAACGACTCTACCAGTATGAAAGTGGACGTGCCGGATTATACTTCTTTCCTTAGTGAAGATATCAAGGGAATGAAAGTCGGCGTGGATTATGCTCTTTTGGACGAAAATAAAATAGATAAAGATGTTGTTTATAATATAAGAAAAGCCATAGATAAATTCAAGGAAATGGGAGCTGAAATCGTAGATATTTCCTTTGACTGTTTCGATTATGCAATACCTGTTTACTACCTTATTTCTTCATCTGAAGCTTCTTCGAACTTATCCAGATTTGACGGTATCAGGTATGGAGTAAGAGAAGAGGGCGAAACTTTGGAAGATATAATAATCAACTCCAGGACAAAAGGTTTCGGGGAAGAAGTAAAGAGAAGGATACTTCTCGGAACTTATGCTTTATCTGCGGGATACTACGATATGTATTACAACAAAGCCTTGAAAGTAAGAAAACTTATCAAAGATTTATATAACGATATATTCAAAAAATGCGATATAGTCCTTACTCCCACAACACCCGGCGAAGCATTTAAAATCGGAGAAAAAACAACCGACCAAACTCAAATGTACTTGGCTGATATATTCACCGTTACGGCTAACTTGGTAGGTATCCCTGCTGCAAGTATACCTTGCGGAATGTCCGAAAACGGTATGCCTATAGGACTTCAGATTTCAGCAAATGTATTCGATGAAGGTAAGATAATAAAGGCTGCTTACAATTATCAAAATGTAACGGATCATCATAAACAAAAACCAAATTTATAG
- a CDS encoding acyl-CoA dehydrogenase family protein yields the protein MLFTTTKEHEEFRQKIRDFAESEVKPIAFMLDQKNQFPDEIVKKMAKLGFMGIPYPKKYGGVGLDIISYAIAVEELSRVDGGVGVILSAHVSLGSYPIFAFGSEEQKKKYLVPLAKGEKLGAFGLTEPNAGSDAGGTETTAELKGDYYLLNGGKIFITNADKADTYVVFAVTTPGIGTRGISAFIVEKGWEGFEFGDHYDKMGIRSSATAELIFNDVKVPKENLLGKEGEGFKIAMATLDGGRIGIASQALGIAQGAYENAVEYAKEREQFGTAIAHNQVIGFKLADMATKLRCARFLNYSAAELKEHHEPYGMESAMAKMYSSDICLEVVNDALQIFGGSGYLKGMDVERAYRDAKICTIYEGTNEIQRVVIASHIVGKTPKKEKVSAKAKGAITGARKKKIFEEGDINKKVEDLVTALKNDGYDFTVGIDIDTPIPEAERVVSVGKGIGDKKNMKLIEDLAIQAGAAIGSSRPVAETLKYVPLNRYVGMSGQKFNGNLYIACGISGAGQHLKGITGATTIVAINKNKNAPIFKNADYGIVGDLTEVLPILTKALDNGEEKKPAPPMVKMRKATPKKEAPPWKTFVCSGCGYEYDPAVGDESAGVSPGTLFEALPEDWICPDCGESKNEFIEA from the coding sequence ATGTTATTCACGACAACGAAAGAACACGAGGAGTTTCGTCAAAAAATCAGGGATTTTGCAGAAAGCGAAGTAAAGCCTATTGCTTTTATGCTTGACCAAAAAAATCAATTTCCCGATGAAATAGTAAAGAAAATGGCTAAATTGGGATTTATGGGTATACCATATCCGAAGAAATACGGAGGTGTCGGACTTGATATTATTTCTTATGCCATTGCGGTAGAGGAATTATCCAGAGTTGACGGAGGAGTCGGCGTTATACTTTCCGCTCACGTTTCTTTAGGTTCATATCCTATATTTGCCTTCGGCAGCGAAGAACAAAAGAAAAAATACTTGGTTCCTCTTGCGAAAGGCGAAAAGCTGGGAGCATTCGGACTTACCGAACCTAATGCTGGAAGCGACGCAGGCGGAACTGAAACTACTGCGGAATTAAAGGGAGACTATTACCTTTTAAACGGCGGCAAGATATTTATAACAAATGCGGATAAAGCAGATACTTATGTCGTATTTGCGGTAACCACACCCGGTATAGGAACTAGAGGGATAAGTGCATTTATCGTTGAAAAGGGCTGGGAAGGTTTTGAATTCGGAGACCACTACGATAAAATGGGTATCCGTTCTTCTGCGACAGCAGAGCTTATATTCAACGACGTTAAAGTTCCTAAAGAAAATTTACTCGGTAAAGAAGGCGAAGGCTTTAAAATCGCTATGGCTACTTTGGATGGCGGACGTATAGGTATCGCTTCTCAGGCACTGGGTATAGCTCAGGGTGCATATGAAAATGCGGTGGAATACGCAAAAGAGAGAGAACAGTTCGGGACTGCGATCGCACATAATCAAGTCATTGGATTTAAGCTTGCGGATATGGCAACAAAACTCAGATGTGCCAGATTTTTAAATTATTCTGCGGCTGAACTAAAAGAACACCATGAACCTTACGGAATGGAATCGGCAATGGCTAAGATGTATTCATCTGATATTTGTCTTGAAGTCGTAAACGACGCACTTCAAATCTTCGGCGGAAGCGGTTATTTAAAAGGTATGGACGTGGAAAGAGCTTATCGTGACGCTAAGATTTGTACCATATACGAAGGTACGAACGAAATCCAAAGAGTCGTAATAGCTTCTCATATAGTAGGTAAGACTCCAAAGAAAGAAAAAGTTTCGGCGAAAGCCAAGGGAGCTATAACCGGAGCAAGAAAGAAAAAGATATTCGAAGAAGGAGATATCAATAAAAAGGTAGAGGACTTGGTAACGGCGCTTAAAAACGATGGATACGACTTTACCGTTGGAATAGATATAGATACACCTATCCCCGAAGCAGAAAGAGTAGTAAGCGTAGGAAAAGGGATAGGAGATAAGAAGAATATGAAACTTATCGAGGATTTGGCGATCCAGGCGGGAGCGGCGATAGGCTCTTCAAGACCTGTAGCGGAAACACTTAAATACGTTCCTTTAAACAGATATGTGGGTATGTCGGGTCAGAAGTTCAACGGAAACTTATATATCGCATGCGGTATTTCCGGTGCGGGACAGCATTTAAAAGGAATAACCGGGGCTACGACGATAGTTGCTATAAATAAAAATAAGAATGCACCTATATTTAAAAATGCGGACTACGGTATAGTAGGGGATTTGACGGAAGTACTTCCTATCCTTACAAAGGCTCTCGATAACGGAGAGGAAAAGAAACCTGCTCCTCCTATGGTAAAAATGAGAAAAGCTACACCTAAGAAGGAAGCTCCGCCTTGGAAGACTTTTGTATGCAGCGGCTGCGGTTATGAATACGACCCTGCTGTGGGTGATGAAAGTGCGGGAGTTTCTCCGGGAACATTATTTGAAGCACTTCCGGAAGACTGGATTTGTCCGGACTGCGGAGAAAGTAAGAATGAATTTATAGAGGCATAA
- a CDS encoding Crp/Fnr family transcriptional regulator, with product MNKYFIDDGISNDSINQMLVCFNPKIKNYSHKDTILRYSDNKIQVGLILSGNASLHAIDIDGNDMLLETYTTKDMFGQIFYLPLDNYEYLVTAEDKCEVMFIDYNHIITPCEKVCTHHTKLISNLFMMAAERAQSLSLHLNILKQPTIQKKLITYLKYVRSVSGENPFTIPMSLSSLAQYLCIDRSAMTREIKAMNDKGIIKSHKRKFLLLNTDK from the coding sequence ATGAATAAATATTTTATAGATGACGGGATATCAAATGATTCCATAAATCAAATGTTGGTGTGTTTTAATCCCAAGATAAAAAACTACAGTCATAAGGATACGATCCTTCGCTACTCCGATAATAAAATTCAAGTCGGACTTATTTTAAGCGGGAATGCATCTCTCCATGCCATAGACATCGACGGAAACGATATGCTTTTGGAAACTTATACCACAAAAGATATGTTCGGTCAGATATTCTATCTTCCTTTGGATAACTACGAATATCTGGTTACGGCAGAAGACAAATGCGAAGTCATGTTTATCGATTATAACCATATAATAACCCCATGCGAAAAAGTATGCACTCATCATACAAAACTCATAAGCAATCTATTCATGATGGCGGCAGAAAGAGCCCAGTCTTTATCCCTCCATTTAAATATACTAAAACAGCCAACCATACAAAAAAAGCTAATAACATATTTAAAATATGTAAGAAGTGTGTCGGGAGAAAATCCCTTTACCATACCTATGTCGCTATCTTCCCTTGCTCAGTATCTATGTATAGACAGAAGTGCAATGACAAGAGAAATAAAAGCAATGAACGATAAAGGAATAATAAAATCCCATAAGCGTAAGTTTCTTTTATTAAATACAGATAAATAG
- a CDS encoding LysR family transcriptional regulator has protein sequence MNTKSLITFKTILETGSFQKAADTLNYTQSTITFQIKQLEEELSLKLFEKIGRKMELTQAGKDILPYIDTILHNEEQINNYGKSLSEITGSLKLAIPDSILIYNMQPFLQAFLHKAPNIRLIVNSIPSGEINRAVMEGSADIGINCEKSSYPDTVIHKRLGTYKILLVASPFINKDLLDFTTPNQRKPLSLICNEPDGYYQIEMNKYLDQKEIVLNPYMKVQSIEAVKRCVMNNLGIAVVPTYSIEEELKNGSLVPIKTELDEKIFNSIYVYNKNKWLSPQMELALDLLDKKVGIEDLLN, from the coding sequence ATGAATACAAAAAGTTTAATAACGTTTAAAACCATTCTTGAAACAGGCAGCTTTCAAAAGGCGGCAGATACTTTGAATTACACACAATCTACGATCACATTTCAGATAAAGCAGTTGGAAGAAGAATTGTCTTTAAAACTATTTGAAAAAATAGGAAGGAAAATGGAGCTTACACAAGCAGGTAAGGATATACTTCCTTATATTGACACGATTTTACATAATGAGGAACAAATAAATAACTACGGGAAAAGTCTTTCTGAAATTACAGGCTCGTTAAAGCTGGCTATCCCCGATTCTATTTTAATATATAATATGCAGCCCTTTTTACAAGCATTTTTACATAAAGCACCGAATATTCGCCTTATTGTAAACTCAATACCTTCAGGAGAAATAAACAGAGCCGTTATGGAGGGTAGTGCCGATATAGGTATAAATTGTGAAAAAAGCAGTTATCCCGATACTGTCATTCATAAACGACTGGGCACATATAAAATCCTTCTTGTTGCTTCTCCTTTTATAAATAAAGATTTGCTTGATTTTACTACTCCAAATCAAAGAAAACCTCTTAGTTTGATTTGCAATGAACCGGACGGGTATTATCAAATTGAAATGAATAAATATCTTGATCAAAAGGAAATTGTGCTTAATCCTTATATGAAAGTTCAAAGTATAGAAGCAGTAAAAAGGTGCGTAATGAATAATTTGGGGATCGCGGTCGTTCCGACCTATTCTATCGAAGAAGAGTTAAAAAACGGTTCGTTGGTGCCGATCAAGACAGAGCTTGATGAAAAAATATTTAATTCCATTTATGTTTATAATAAAAATAAATGGCTTAGTCCGCAAATGGAGTTAGCACTTGATTTATTGGATAAAAAAGTCGGGATAGAGGATTTATTGAATTAA
- a CDS encoding NAD(P)/FAD-dependent oxidoreductase, translating into MMKTDVVIIGAGPAGIFTALEMIRKGSKKKIVMVEKGKAIEQRKCPKTELKKCVGCKPYCHITTGFSGAGAFSDGKLSLSYEVGGDLPSLIGEDLAQEMIDYADKIYLEFGADEHIEGINKGEEVKDIRKRAIQAGLKLVDCPIRHLGTEKAQEIYLAIEKYLQNNGVEIIFGYECTNLILEGEDCKGVYIKKGEKEDEIYADDIIVATGRRGADWLENLCAEHGIAHEPGTVDIGVRVEVRNEIMESVNNALYESKLIGYPKPFKNKVRTFCQNPGGFVSQENYDNDLAVVNGHSYKDLKSGNTNLAILCSLNFTEPFNQPIAYAQKVGELTNMLGDGRILVQRYGDILDGKRTWQKELVRSNVKPTLPDAVAGDITSAMPYRAMMNIINFIQAVDHVVPGFASMETLLYSPELKFYSNRVKMDNKFNTNIKGLHCLGDSSGWTRGLMMASVMGVLMGRELV; encoded by the coding sequence ATGATGAAAACAGATGTAGTTATAATAGGAGCAGGACCTGCGGGGATTTTTACGGCCCTTGAAATGATAAGAAAGGGAAGTAAAAAGAAGATCGTAATGGTTGAAAAAGGCAAGGCTATAGAACAGCGAAAATGCCCTAAGACCGAACTTAAAAAATGCGTGGGATGCAAACCATACTGTCATATCACAACGGGATTTTCGGGTGCGGGAGCGTTTAGTGACGGGAAGTTATCACTTAGCTATGAAGTAGGGGGAGATCTACCTTCGCTGATTGGTGAAGATTTGGCTCAGGAAATGATCGATTATGCGGATAAGATATATCTTGAATTCGGAGCCGATGAACATATAGAAGGTATTAATAAAGGCGAAGAAGTAAAAGACATCAGAAAAAGGGCAATACAGGCGGGACTCAAGCTTGTTGATTGTCCGATAAGACATCTTGGTACGGAAAAAGCACAGGAAATATATCTTGCAATAGAGAAGTACCTTCAAAACAACGGAGTTGAAATAATATTCGGATATGAATGTACCAACCTTATTCTTGAGGGCGAAGACTGCAAGGGAGTATATATCAAAAAAGGTGAAAAAGAAGACGAGATATATGCAGATGATATAATCGTTGCAACGGGAAGAAGAGGTGCGGACTGGCTTGAAAACTTATGTGCTGAGCATGGTATCGCTCATGAACCGGGTACAGTGGATATCGGAGTCAGAGTAGAGGTAAGGAATGAAATCATGGAAAGCGTGAACAATGCTTTATATGAATCCAAACTTATCGGATATCCAAAACCTTTTAAAAACAAAGTCCGTACGTTCTGTCAAAATCCGGGAGGGTTTGTAAGTCAGGAAAATTACGACAATGACCTTGCCGTTGTAAACGGACATTCTTATAAAGATTTGAAATCGGGAAACACTAATCTTGCCATACTTTGTTCCCTTAATTTTACGGAGCCTTTCAATCAGCCTATAGCTTACGCTCAAAAGGTGGGAGAGCTTACGAACATGCTGGGAGACGGCAGGATATTGGTACAAAGGTACGGAGATATATTGGACGGAAAGAGGACATGGCAGAAGGAGCTTGTTAGGTCGAATGTGAAACCTACTCTTCCCGACGCTGTAGCGGGGGATATAACTTCCGCAATGCCTTATAGGGCGATGATGAATATAATCAATTTCATTCAAGCCGTAGACCATGTGGTTCCGGGCTTTGCTTCAATGGAAACACTTTTATATTCTCCCGAGCTTAAATTTTATTCCAACAGAGTTAAAATGGATAATAAATTCAACACCAATATAAAAGGACTTCACTGTCTGGGGGATTCCAGCGGATGGACCAGAGGGCTTATGATGGCTTCCGTTATGGGAGTGTTGATGGGCAGAGAATTGGTTTAG
- a CDS encoding FprA family A-type flavoprotein — MYNVRKVTEDLYWVGASDRRLELFENVHPIPRGVSYNSYLLMDEKTVLFDTVDWSVARQFLENVEYVLDGRDLDYLVINHMEPDHGGSIEEILIRYPNVKIISTEKAFLMMRQFHFTVDGHVDEVKEGDTRKFGKHEVTFVMAPMVHWPEAMVTFDLTNGVLFSADAFGSFGALDGRLFNDEVNFDRDWIDDARRYYTNIVGKYGPHVQALLKKAGTIDIKMICPLHGPVWRNDFGYLLDKYDKWSSYEPEEKGVLIVYASMYGNTENAANVLASKLVERGMSNISMFDVSKTHISYLISETFKLSHIVLASVTYNLGIYPPMHNYLMDMKALNVQKRTVALVENGSWAPKSGELMKEFLDEMKLMTVLNEQVSLVSELNENSIVEMDVLADAIIESINE, encoded by the coding sequence ATGTATAACGTAAGAAAAGTAACAGAGGATCTATACTGGGTTGGTGCCAGCGACAGGAGACTTGAACTGTTTGAAAATGTTCATCCTATACCTCGCGGTGTTTCATACAACTCATACTTGTTAATGGACGAAAAAACGGTTTTGTTCGATACGGTTGACTGGTCTGTTGCGAGACAATTTTTGGAAAATGTGGAATATGTACTGGACGGAAGAGATCTTGACTATTTGGTAATAAATCATATGGAGCCTGACCACGGCGGAAGTATTGAAGAGATACTCATAAGATATCCCAACGTCAAGATAATCAGTACGGAAAAAGCATTTTTGATGATGAGACAGTTCCACTTTACCGTTGACGGTCATGTGGACGAAGTAAAAGAAGGAGATACGAGAAAGTTCGGTAAGCACGAAGTGACTTTCGTTATGGCTCCTATGGTACACTGGCCCGAAGCCATGGTCACATTCGACCTTACAAACGGAGTACTCTTCTCTGCGGACGCTTTTGGCTCATTCGGAGCTTTGGACGGAAGACTGTTTAACGATGAAGTGAATTTCGACAGAGACTGGATAGACGACGCAAGAAGATATTATACAAATATCGTAGGTAAGTACGGACCTCATGTTCAGGCACTATTAAAAAAAGCGGGAACCATAGATATCAAAATGATTTGTCCGCTTCACGGTCCCGTATGGAGAAACGATTTCGGATATTTATTAGATAAGTATGATAAATGGAGCAGTTATGAACCCGAAGAAAAGGGCGTTTTGATAGTATACGCTTCTATGTACGGGAATACCGAGAATGCGGCAAACGTACTGGCTTCAAAGCTCGTGGAAAGAGGAATGAGCAATATATCGATGTTTGATGTTTCAAAGACTCATATTTCATATTTGATAAGCGAAACATTTAAACTCAGTCATATAGTGCTTGCTTCGGTTACGTATAACCTTGGTATATATCCTCCAATGCACAATTATTTAATGGATATGAAAGCACTCAATGTTCAAAAACGTACGGTAGCTTTAGTGGAAAACGGTTCTTGGGCTCCTAAATCAGGAGAACTTATGAAGGAATTCTTGGATGAAATGAAGTTGATGACCGTTTTAAATGAACAGGTTTCACTTGTTTCCGAACTTAACGAGAACAGCATTGTTGAAATGGATGTTTTGGCGGATGCGATAATTGAATCTATTAATGAATAG
- a CDS encoding SIS domain-containing protein codes for MNNKEVLKEMLNREVNAVNNLSKVLDFDKIDKAVEKIANCKGNVIFAGCGSSSTAAFRAANIYNFLYIPSVAINVMNALHGEYGMIREGDIFIPISKSGNTEELVQSIPIAKKLGAYIIGLTENDNSYIAENSHIAITFNSLKELDDKDMVATSSTTCSSIILDIIGGAVMKKNNITDKDFKLIHPNGAVGQMLKD; via the coding sequence ATGAATAACAAAGAAGTATTAAAAGAAATGCTTAATAGAGAAGTAAACGCGGTAAATAACCTCAGCAAGGTGCTTGATTTTGATAAAATCGATAAAGCGGTTGAAAAAATAGCAAACTGCAAAGGGAATGTGATTTTTGCAGGCTGCGGTTCATCGAGCACTGCGGCATTCAGGGCGGCAAACATATATAATTTCTTATATATCCCGTCTGTAGCGATCAATGTTATGAATGCCCTTCACGGAGAATATGGAATGATTAGAGAAGGGGATATATTTATCCCTATATCTAAAAGCGGAAACACCGAAGAACTCGTACAGTCTATCCCCATAGCAAAGAAGCTGGGAGCATATATAATCGGTCTTACGGAAAACGATAATTCTTACATAGCCGAAAATTCCCATATAGCTATTACTTTCAATTCCTTAAAAGAACTGGACGACAAAGATATGGTAGCCACATCTTCCACAACATGCTCGAGCATTATCCTCGATATAATAGGCGGTGCTGTAATGAAGAAAAATAATATAACGGATAAAGACTTTAAACTCATTCACCCTAACGGTGCGGTTGGACAAATGCTAAAAGATTAA